A genomic stretch from Deinococcus aquiradiocola includes:
- the uraH gene encoding hydroxyisourate hydrolase: MTPGTNTPHPAGGLTTHVLDTAHGRPAAGMSVQLFRLAEGGLEGLPERLLSTVTNHDGRTDAPLVERGRLRPGTYELVFDVGAYFAVLRLPLADPPFLGLVPVRFGISDLATHYHVPLLVSPWSYSTYRGS, encoded by the coding sequence GTGACGCCCGGCACGAACACCCCGCACCCGGCGGGCGGCCTGACCACGCACGTCCTCGACACCGCGCACGGTCGCCCCGCGGCGGGCATGTCGGTGCAGCTGTTCCGGCTGGCGGAGGGCGGCCTGGAAGGCCTGCCGGAGCGCCTGCTGTCCACCGTCACGAACCACGACGGCCGCACGGACGCGCCGCTGGTGGAGCGCGGCCGCCTGCGCCCCGGCACGTACGAACTGGTGTTCGACGTCGGCGCGTACTTCGCTGTGCTGCGCCTGCCGCTCGCCGACCCGCCGTTCCTGGGGCTGGTGCCGGTCCGGTTCGGCATCTCGGACCTCGCCACGCACTACCACGTGCCGCTCCTCGTGTCGCCGTGGTCGTACAGCACGTACAGGGGCAGCTGA
- a CDS encoding xanthine dehydrogenase small subunit, whose translation MDVTLTVNGVTRAATGITPHTSLLHWLRREGLTGSKEGCAEGECGACAVLLSRPGEDGGTRLESVNGCLLPLAALNGQEVRTVEGLGTPAALHPVQEALAVRGGSQCGYCTPGFVVSMAAEYYRPEREVTEDGNGFALDAVHGNLCRCTGYRPIRDAAQVLGRPAQADPLLPALQRPAPGPRATRLTADGATFLREETLQDTLRVLQEYPDARVLAGGTDVSVEVNLRHARPPLLLAVDHLPDLTGLHWTPDTLEIGAALPLSDLQRRLSGRVPLLDAWFPLFASRLIRNRATLGGNLGTGSPIGDSPPVLLALDARVVLTSLSGEREVPLSAFFTGYRQTLRRPDELIRAVRVPLPLAPLSGFQKIAKRHLDDISSVAVAFALRVEDGVVRHARIGLGGVAATPLRALITEAALEGQPWTAEVAERAARLLSAEGTPQDDHRASAAYRAAMLGNALRRFHGEHPAPGTEAPV comes from the coding sequence ATGGACGTCACGCTCACGGTGAACGGCGTGACGCGCGCCGCGACCGGCATCACGCCGCACACGTCGCTGCTGCACTGGCTGCGCCGCGAGGGCCTGACCGGCAGCAAGGAAGGCTGCGCGGAAGGCGAGTGCGGCGCGTGCGCAGTCCTGCTGTCCCGGCCCGGCGAGGACGGCGGGACGCGGCTGGAGTCCGTGAACGGCTGCCTGCTGCCGCTCGCGGCCCTGAACGGTCAGGAGGTGCGGACGGTGGAGGGCCTCGGCACGCCCGCCGCGCTGCACCCGGTGCAGGAGGCGCTCGCCGTGCGGGGCGGCAGTCAGTGCGGGTACTGCACGCCGGGCTTCGTGGTCAGCATGGCCGCCGAGTACTACCGCCCGGAACGCGAGGTCACGGAGGACGGGAACGGGTTCGCGCTCGACGCGGTCCACGGGAACCTGTGCCGCTGCACCGGCTACCGGCCCATCCGGGACGCCGCGCAGGTGCTGGGCCGCCCCGCCCAGGCGGACCCGCTCCTCCCGGCCCTGCAGCGGCCTGCCCCTGGCCCGCGCGCCACGCGGCTCACGGCGGACGGCGCGACCTTCCTGCGCGAGGAGACGCTGCAGGACACGCTGCGCGTCCTGCAGGAGTACCCGGACGCGCGCGTGCTGGCGGGCGGGACGGACGTGTCGGTGGAAGTGAACCTGCGGCACGCCCGGCCCCCACTGCTGCTCGCGGTGGATCACCTGCCGGACCTGACGGGCCTGCACTGGACGCCGGACACGCTGGAGATCGGCGCGGCCCTGCCGCTGTCGGACCTGCAGCGTCGCCTGTCGGGACGCGTGCCGCTGCTGGACGCGTGGTTCCCGTTGTTCGCGTCGCGCCTCATTCGCAACCGCGCGACCCTCGGCGGGAACCTCGGCACGGGCAGCCCCATCGGGGACAGTCCGCCGGTCCTGCTGGCGCTGGACGCCCGCGTGGTCCTCACGTCGCTGTCCGGTGAGCGTGAAGTGCCGCTCAGCGCGTTCTTCACCGGGTACCGGCAGACGCTGCGCCGCCCGGACGAACTGATCCGCGCCGTGCGGGTGCCGCTGCCGCTCGCGCCGCTGAGCGGCTTCCAGAAGATCGCGAAACGGCACCTGGACGACATCTCCAGCGTCGCGGTCGCCTTCGCGCTGCGCGTCGAGGACGGCGTGGTGCGGCACGCGCGGATCGGGCTGGGCGGCGTGGCCGCCACGCCCCTGCGCGCCCTGATCACCGAGGCGGCCCTGGAGGGACAGCCGTGGACGGCCGAGGTCGCCGAACGCGCCGCGCGCCTCCTGAGCGCGGAAGGCACCCCGCAGGACGACCACCGGGCCAGTGCCGCGTACCGCGCCGCGATGCTCGGCAACGCCCTGCGCCGCTTCCACGGCGAGCACCCCGCACCGGGAACGGAGGCACCCGTATGA
- the xdhB gene encoding xanthine dehydrogenase molybdopterin binding subunit, translating into MTLHERPTASVVGEAVPHESAALHVTGAALYTDDLGVRLHNLLHAWPLQAPHAHARVVRLDPGPALAVPGVVRVLTAADVPGVNDAGVKHDEPLFPDLVQFHGQALCWVLADSEEAARRGAAAVLVEYEVLEAVLTLREAAERESFQGARPTVSRGDVQVGLDGSAHVFSGEFEFGGQEHFYLETNAALAHIDESGQVFVQSSTQHPTETQEIVAHVLGLPSHAVTVQCLRMGGGFGGKEMQPHGFAAVAALGASLTGRPVRLRLNRTQDLTMTGKRHPYLARWTAGFDEQAHFVALRAEVYSDGGYSLDLSEAVMARTLCHIENAYFIPHVQVRGSVCRTHKTSQTAFRGFGGPQGMLIVEDLLSRCVPLLAARGVHVTPEEIRARNFYVDGQTTPYGQPVKDADRLQTIWETLLTRSGYAERREEVRAFNAAHGSRRRGLAITPVKFGISFNFTSYNQAGALVHVYKDGSVLINHGGTEMGQGLHTKMLQVAATALGVPMSAVRLAPTRTDKVPNTSATAASSGADLNGGAVRDACLQIRSRLAAVAAGRLSVHPDDVRFEAGRVFRLGHPDTAIDFAALVHHAYMERTQLWAAGFYRTPGLHWDREAMRGEPFKYFAYGASVSEVEVDGYSGAYTLRRVDILHDVGDSLSPLIDLGQIEGGFVQGAGWLTLEDLRWDTSDGPGRGRLATSSASTYKLPSFSEMPEVFRVDLLERATETGVVYGSKAVGEPPVMLAISVREALRDAVAAFAPAGTAGEVRLASPATPEAVYWALDAARRGTGTPDAVAGEPPAAVSGP; encoded by the coding sequence ATGACCCTGCACGAACGTCCGACCGCCAGCGTGGTGGGCGAAGCCGTCCCGCACGAGAGCGCGGCCCTGCACGTGACGGGCGCGGCCCTGTACACCGACGATCTCGGCGTGCGGCTGCATAACCTGCTGCACGCGTGGCCGCTTCAGGCGCCGCACGCGCACGCCCGCGTGGTGCGGCTCGATCCCGGCCCGGCGCTCGCGGTGCCGGGCGTGGTGCGGGTCCTCACGGCGGCGGACGTGCCGGGCGTGAACGACGCGGGCGTCAAGCACGACGAGCCGCTCTTCCCGGACCTCGTGCAGTTTCACGGGCAGGCCCTCTGCTGGGTGCTGGCGGACAGCGAGGAGGCCGCCAGGCGAGGTGCGGCGGCCGTCCTGGTGGAGTACGAGGTGCTGGAGGCCGTCCTGACGCTGCGGGAGGCCGCCGAACGCGAGTCGTTCCAGGGGGCGCGTCCCACCGTGAGTCGCGGTGACGTGCAGGTGGGGCTGGACGGCTCGGCGCACGTGTTCAGCGGTGAGTTCGAGTTCGGCGGGCAGGAGCATTTCTACCTGGAGACGAACGCGGCCCTCGCGCACATCGACGAGTCGGGGCAGGTGTTCGTGCAGAGCAGCACGCAGCACCCCACCGAGACGCAGGAGATCGTGGCGCACGTGCTGGGCCTGCCGAGCCACGCGGTCACGGTGCAGTGCCTGCGGATGGGCGGCGGGTTCGGCGGGAAGGAAATGCAGCCGCACGGCTTCGCGGCTGTCGCCGCGCTGGGCGCGTCGCTCACGGGCCGCCCGGTGCGGCTGCGGCTGAACCGCACGCAGGACCTCACCATGACCGGGAAGCGCCACCCGTACCTGGCGCGCTGGACGGCCGGGTTCGACGAGCAGGCGCACTTCGTGGCGCTGCGGGCCGAGGTGTACTCGGACGGCGGGTACAGCCTCGACCTGTCGGAGGCCGTCATGGCGCGCACGCTGTGCCACATCGAGAACGCGTACTTCATTCCGCACGTGCAGGTGCGCGGCAGCGTGTGCCGCACGCACAAGACCTCGCAGACGGCCTTCCGGGGCTTCGGCGGGCCGCAGGGCATGCTGATCGTGGAGGACCTGCTGAGCCGCTGCGTGCCGCTCCTCGCGGCGCGCGGCGTGCATGTGACGCCCGAGGAGATCCGCGCCAGGAACTTCTACGTGGACGGGCAGACGACGCCGTACGGGCAGCCGGTCAAGGACGCGGACCGCCTGCAGACCATCTGGGAGACGCTCCTCACGCGTTCCGGGTACGCCGAGCGCCGCGAGGAGGTGCGGGCCTTCAACGCCGCGCACGGGAGCCGCAGGCGGGGCCTGGCGATCACGCCCGTGAAGTTCGGGATCAGTTTCAACTTCACGTCGTACAACCAGGCGGGCGCGCTCGTGCACGTCTACAAGGACGGGTCGGTGCTCATCAATCACGGCGGGACGGAGATGGGTCAGGGCCTGCACACCAAGATGCTGCAGGTGGCCGCCACCGCGCTCGGCGTGCCGATGTCCGCCGTGCGGCTCGCGCCGACCCGCACCGACAAGGTCCCGAACACGTCCGCGACGGCCGCCAGCAGCGGCGCGGACCTGAACGGCGGCGCGGTGCGCGACGCGTGCCTGCAGATCCGGTCGCGGCTCGCGGCGGTCGCGGCGGGGCGGCTGTCGGTGCATCCGGACGACGTGCGCTTCGAGGCGGGCCGCGTGTTCAGGCTCGGGCATCCGGACACGGCGATCGACTTCGCGGCGCTCGTGCATCACGCGTACATGGAGCGCACGCAGCTGTGGGCGGCGGGCTTCTACCGCACGCCGGGCCTGCACTGGGACCGCGAGGCGATGCGCGGCGAGCCGTTCAAGTACTTCGCGTACGGGGCGAGCGTGTCGGAGGTCGAGGTGGACGGGTACAGCGGCGCGTACACGCTGCGGCGCGTGGACATCCTGCACGACGTGGGTGACAGCCTCTCGCCGCTGATCGACCTCGGGCAGATCGAGGGCGGCTTCGTGCAGGGGGCCGGCTGGCTGACGCTGGAGGACCTGCGCTGGGACACGTCGGACGGTCCCGGCCGGGGGCGGCTTGCCACGTCGTCCGCCAGCACGTACAAGCTCCCGAGCTTCTCGGAGATGCCGGAGGTGTTCCGGGTGGACCTGCTGGAGCGCGCGACGGAGACGGGCGTGGTGTACGGCAGCAAGGCCGTCGGTGAGCCGCCCGTGATGCTGGCGATCAGCGTGCGCGAGGCGCTGCGTGACGCGGTGGCTGCGTTTGCCCCAGCCGGTACGGCGGGCGAGGTGCGGCTCGCCAGTCCGGCCACGCCCGAAGCGGTGTACTGGGCGCTGGACGCGGCGCGGCGCGGCACGGGCACCCCGGACGCGGTGGCGGGAGAGCCCCCGGCGGCGGTGAGCGGCCCGTGA
- the xdhC gene encoding xanthine dehydrogenase accessory protein XdhC: MTPPGWLAALQAAQARGEAAVLVTLAAVRGHAPREAGAKMVVTRHATHGSVGGGNLEATAVQRARDLLDRPHAGPELLTLRLTDRAPAEHGRQCCGGEVTLLLDPARTARAAVAVFGVGHVGLAVARVLATLDVDLHLIDSRAAQLVPERLEVVTRDAQATVHVHHSPIPELVLPLLPPGAHLLVMTHDHAEDAAVLDAALRGPPGGFLGLIGSSVKWSRFQAQLRDLGHAPEVLARVTTPIGVPGIHSKRPERIALAVAAQIAQQLEPHPEPNLSSTLHPSLSAFPNPDAQPSDPEPLMTHPITR, translated from the coding sequence GTGACGCCGCCCGGCTGGCTCGCGGCGCTGCAGGCGGCGCAGGCGCGCGGCGAGGCGGCCGTCCTCGTGACGCTGGCCGCCGTGCGCGGGCATGCGCCGCGCGAGGCGGGCGCGAAGATGGTCGTCACGCGGCACGCCACGCACGGCAGCGTGGGCGGCGGGAACCTGGAGGCGACGGCGGTGCAGCGCGCCCGCGACCTGCTGGACAGGCCGCACGCCGGGCCTGAACTGCTCACGCTGCGCCTCACGGACCGCGCGCCCGCCGAGCACGGGCGGCAGTGCTGCGGCGGCGAGGTGACGCTGCTGCTGGACCCGGCCCGGACGGCCCGCGCGGCCGTCGCGGTGTTCGGGGTGGGGCACGTGGGCCTCGCGGTGGCCCGCGTGCTCGCCACGCTGGACGTGGACCTGCACCTGATCGACTCGCGGGCCGCGCAGCTCGTCCCGGAGCGCCTGGAGGTCGTGACGCGGGACGCGCAGGCGACCGTGCACGTGCATCACTCGCCGATCCCGGAGCTGGTGCTGCCGCTGCTGCCGCCGGGCGCTCACCTGCTCGTCATGACGCACGATCACGCGGAGGACGCGGCCGTCCTCGACGCGGCCCTGCGCGGACCGCCCGGCGGATTCCTGGGCTTGATCGGGTCGAGCGTCAAGTGGTCGCGCTTCCAGGCGCAGCTGCGGGACCTGGGGCACGCGCCGGAGGTGCTGGCGCGCGTCACGACGCCGATCGGCGTGCCGGGCATCCACAGCAAACGCCCGGAACGGATCGCGCTGGCCGTCGCCGCGCAGATCGCCCAGCAGCTCGAACCGCACCCCGAACCGAATCTTTCTTCCACGCTTCATCCTTCTCTTTCTGCATTCCCGAACCCGGATGCACAGCCTTCAGACCCGGAGCCCCTCATGACCCACCCCATCACCCGATGA
- the guaD gene encoding guanine deaminase produces MTHPDPSPTPGRHLYRATYLHTPGNPFRDAQVLDVQQDGGLLVEAGRIVQNGDFAALARAHPDAVIHDLRGGVLLPGFVDTHVHYPQVRVLGGLGMPLLEWLDRNTLPEEARFSDALYARTVAQEFLSGLALHGTTTALVFGSHYAGAMEAFFGEAQRSGLRIVAGQVVSDRMLRPELHTTPDAAYREGLALAGRWHGQGRLLYAVTPRFSLSASESILDACAALLRDVPGARFTSHINENLQEIRTVADLFPQARDYLDTYEQAGLLGRRSVLAHNVHPQDRELAHLAAHGCSVAHCPCSNSALGSGFFPLARHVEAGVRVSLGTDVGGGTGFGMLKEGLQAYFMQQLMPGGRPLTPTDLLYLATRAGAEALDLQDVTGDFGVGRSFDAVLLRPAEGTPLGTVLRHAESAERTLAALFAMGGAPDVAQVWVAGDTVHGGPAPVRAPL; encoded by the coding sequence ATGACGCACCCCGACCCCTCCCCCACCCCCGGCCGCCACCTGTACCGCGCGACGTACCTGCACACGCCCGGCAACCCCTTCCGTGACGCGCAGGTGCTGGACGTGCAGCAGGACGGCGGGCTGCTCGTCGAGGCGGGCCGCATCGTGCAGAACGGCGACTTCGCGGCCCTCGCGCGCGCGCACCCGGACGCCGTGATTCACGACCTGCGCGGCGGCGTGCTGCTGCCGGGCTTCGTGGACACGCACGTCCACTACCCGCAGGTGCGGGTGCTGGGCGGGCTGGGCATGCCGCTGCTGGAGTGGCTGGACCGCAACACCCTGCCGGAGGAGGCGCGCTTCTCGGACGCCCTGTACGCGCGCACCGTCGCGCAGGAGTTCCTGTCGGGCCTCGCCCTGCACGGCACCACGACGGCCCTGGTGTTCGGCAGTCATTACGCGGGCGCGATGGAGGCCTTCTTCGGGGAGGCGCAGCGGTCCGGGCTGCGGATCGTGGCAGGCCAGGTGGTCAGCGACCGCATGCTGCGCCCGGAACTGCACACCACGCCAGACGCGGCGTACCGCGAGGGCCTCGCGCTCGCCGGACGCTGGCACGGGCAGGGGCGTCTGCTGTACGCCGTCACGCCCCGCTTCTCGCTGAGCGCGTCGGAAAGCATCCTGGACGCGTGTGCCGCCCTGCTGCGCGACGTGCCGGGCGCACGCTTCACGTCGCACATCAACGAGAACCTGCAGGAGATCCGCACGGTTGCCGACCTGTTCCCGCAGGCGCGCGACTACCTGGACACGTACGAGCAGGCGGGCCTGCTGGGGCGGCGCAGCGTGCTCGCGCACAACGTGCACCCGCAGGACCGGGAACTCGCGCATCTCGCCGCGCACGGCTGCAGCGTCGCGCACTGCCCGTGCAGCAACAGCGCGCTCGGCAGCGGGTTCTTCCCGCTCGCGCGGCACGTGGAGGCGGGCGTGCGGGTGTCGCTCGGGACGGACGTGGGCGGCGGGACGGGCTTCGGGATGCTGAAGGAGGGCCTGCAGGCGTACTTCATGCAGCAGCTCATGCCGGGCGGGCGTCCGCTCACGCCGACCGACCTGCTGTACCTCGCGACGCGGGCGGGCGCGGAGGCGCTCGACCTGCAGGACGTGACGGGCGACTTCGGGGTTGGCCGGAGCTTCGACGCGGTGCTGCTGCGCCCGGCGGAAGGCACGCCGCTCGGCACGGTGCTGCGGCACGCGGAGAGCGCCGAACGGACGCTCGCGGCCCTCTTCGCGATGGGCGGCGCGCCCGACGTGGCGCAGGTGTGGGTGGCGGGCGACACCGTGCACGGCGGCCCCGCCCCTGTGCGCGCCCCCCTGTGA